A stretch of Caballeronia sp. NK8 DNA encodes these proteins:
- a CDS encoding cysteine hydrolase family protein, which translates to MTKRALVVVDIQNDYFPGGKWILDGIEAAADNASAVIESFRAHGDLVVHIRHESLAKDATFFLPDTDGAQLHRKAAALHGERVIVKHHMNPFRETDLREILDAQGVRQVVVIGAMSHMCIDAVTRASDDFGFETTVIHDACATHALEFKGVSVPAVQVHAAFMAALSFGYAKVISAADFLSSERNRNA; encoded by the coding sequence ATGACGAAGCGAGCACTAGTAGTAGTTGATATTCAGAATGACTACTTCCCTGGAGGGAAGTGGATACTCGATGGCATCGAAGCCGCTGCCGATAATGCGAGTGCCGTCATCGAGTCTTTCAGGGCGCACGGCGACCTTGTCGTCCATATCCGGCATGAAAGTCTCGCCAAGGACGCGACGTTCTTCTTGCCTGATACCGACGGCGCCCAGCTGCACAGGAAGGCAGCGGCTCTACACGGCGAGCGGGTCATCGTGAAACACCACATGAATCCCTTTCGCGAGACGGATCTTCGCGAGATTCTCGATGCTCAGGGCGTCAGGCAAGTCGTGGTCATCGGGGCTATGAGCCATATGTGCATCGACGCCGTCACGCGCGCGTCGGACGACTTCGGCTTCGAGACCACCGTGATTCACGATGCCTGCGCCACCCACGCGCTCGAGTTCAAGGGCGTGAGTGTTCCGGCCGTTCAGGTGCATGCCGCTTTCATGGCGGCGTTGAGTTTCGGTTACGCGAAAGTTATCTCTGCGGCTGATTTTTTGAGTTCTGAACGCAACCGAAACGCGTAG
- a CDS encoding DUF4437 domain-containing protein, translating into MSFATKAKRLAAAAALLAAIPVLAATAGEKVDLYADNSKVVPVTELKFYQNKEGLTIANGWGDPAASAHSNYIKMAGGTASGVHTHTYSYYGVVIAGVVANEAPGSKQDHPLAAGSYWYQKGGEQHVTKCISQTECIFFVTSKGPFDYLPAK; encoded by the coding sequence ATGTCATTCGCCACCAAAGCCAAACGACTCGCAGCTGCGGCTGCATTGCTCGCAGCAATCCCCGTCCTCGCCGCGACAGCCGGCGAGAAAGTCGATCTCTACGCGGACAACTCGAAGGTCGTGCCGGTGACGGAACTGAAGTTCTATCAGAACAAGGAAGGCCTCACCATCGCAAACGGGTGGGGCGATCCGGCGGCGAGCGCGCACAGCAACTACATCAAGATGGCTGGCGGCACTGCCAGCGGCGTTCACACGCACACCTACTCGTACTACGGCGTCGTCATTGCCGGCGTGGTCGCCAACGAAGCGCCTGGCTCGAAGCAGGATCATCCGCTTGCCGCCGGCTCGTACTGGTACCAGAAAGGTGGTGAACAACACGTCACGAAATGCATCTCGCAGACGGAGTGCATCTTCTTCGTCACATCCAAAGGTCCGTTCGATTATCTGCCTGCGAAGTGA
- a CDS encoding MFS transporter: protein MPVTLPVLQRIFDGSFEDMQWIVNAYTLAVTSILMATGALVDRFGRRIVFLISLALFGLTSLLCGLAQSVPMLIVGRALQGASGGAMLISQIAVLSNQFTLGSERARAFSAWGVLLGIGLGFGPTIGGALVDRLGWEWVFLIHALLAAPTFLLLWFGVEKSSHCAGRALDVPGIATLSICVFGLVFAITRGPEKGFASAYTLTIVAGAALAFAAFIRAERVSKQPAFDFSVFGSPRFSGALMGSIGMNFSFWPFMIYIPTYFQVGLGYDPMTTGLALLAYTVPTLIFPPLGERLVVRFGPAVAIPTGLFTIGLGFLLMKLGSIAAHPSALTMLPGCVFAGAGLGLTNTPVTNTTTGAVPADRAGMASGIDMTARMLTLAVNIALMGAILMAGILSQLRAHLPATIDATLLRQLAERIVAGDVDAPRGGLATLHALDPSGAVLRAALTHGFGWAMIYGGVGVWLLASLSVLIFRRG, encoded by the coding sequence GTGCCGGTGACGCTGCCGGTCCTTCAGCGCATCTTCGACGGCAGCTTCGAGGACATGCAATGGATCGTGAACGCTTACACGCTGGCCGTCACGTCCATCCTGATGGCTACCGGCGCGCTCGTGGACCGGTTTGGAAGAAGAATCGTATTCCTTATCAGTCTTGCGCTGTTCGGACTCACTTCGCTGCTCTGCGGCCTGGCTCAGAGCGTTCCCATGCTGATCGTCGGGCGCGCGCTGCAAGGTGCGAGCGGCGGGGCGATGCTGATCAGCCAGATCGCCGTGCTGTCGAATCAGTTCACGCTGGGTAGCGAACGCGCCAGGGCGTTCAGCGCATGGGGCGTGCTGCTTGGCATCGGGCTGGGTTTCGGGCCGACGATCGGCGGCGCGCTCGTGGACCGGTTGGGCTGGGAATGGGTTTTCCTGATTCACGCTCTCCTCGCCGCCCCCACATTCCTGCTTCTGTGGTTCGGGGTGGAAAAATCGAGCCATTGCGCCGGGCGCGCGCTGGATGTTCCCGGCATCGCCACGCTTTCGATCTGCGTGTTCGGGCTGGTGTTCGCCATCACGCGCGGCCCCGAGAAGGGATTCGCGAGCGCATACACGCTCACGATCGTCGCAGGGGCGGCGCTGGCCTTCGCCGCTTTCATCCGGGCCGAACGAGTGAGCAAACAGCCTGCGTTTGATTTTTCGGTCTTCGGATCGCCCAGGTTTTCCGGCGCGCTGATGGGCTCGATCGGCATGAACTTCAGCTTCTGGCCGTTCATGATCTACATTCCGACCTACTTCCAGGTCGGGCTCGGCTACGATCCCATGACCACCGGTCTGGCGCTTCTCGCCTATACCGTGCCGACTTTGATTTTTCCGCCGCTTGGCGAACGTCTCGTCGTGCGCTTCGGGCCGGCGGTGGCGATCCCGACTGGCCTCTTTACTATCGGGCTTGGTTTCCTCCTGATGAAGCTCGGCAGCATCGCGGCACATCCTAGTGCGCTCACGATGCTGCCCGGATGCGTATTCGCAGGGGCAGGCCTCGGTCTGACGAATACGCCCGTCACGAACACGACAACGGGCGCTGTGCCGGCCGATCGTGCCGGCATGGCGTCTGGCATCGACATGACGGCGCGGATGCTCACGTTGGCGGTAAATATCGCGTTGATGGGCGCGATCCTGATGGCCGGCATCCTGAGCCAGCTGAGAGCGCATCTGCCAGCGACCATCGACGCAACATTGCTTCGCCAGCTCGCCGAAAGAATCGTCGCGGGCGATGTGGACGCGCCTCGCGGCGGACTCGCTACCCTGCATGCGCTCGATCCATCGGGAGCCGTCCTGCGGGCCGCTTTAACGCATGGCTTCGGCTGGGCGATGATTTACGGGGGCGTCGGTGTCTGGCTACTGGCCAGTCTCAGCGTTCTGATATTTCGTCGTGGATGA
- a CDS encoding HAMP domain-containing sensor histidine kinase, with protein sequence MPRPSFSTQLFALWVLVAVLYGLLTAAVWLMLSSALGERVTAAKHQAAAACTAIASRYDLSMQRPGETNVDLMHAVLDLVLIRTDGIEGGFWNDAAAGAPNGFLAYAFPTYEGSGVKRDIPEAETPLILRTLKNAASAGQMQVDVVSSGADAVIAVACPVPRHTGLQAWMLTRARPPLGPYGERAATILAGVLAIIVVLALFLALALRRWRRNLARLEQALAPAGGFEQGRRLERLGERDLDQIVDALNRYVERTERLRREANALSTQLAQAERFGALGKMAAQIAHEIRNPAGAMRLKAENALAGDGARREAALRAIIEQVGRIEAQVTSLLALTQPVTVNARAVDLPAWLGDIVHTHEGSAESRAIALRAVVEAGAMQPVFDPAQLARALDNLIVNALRHAPPGGHVTVRATGAQCAEGERLRLEVTDDGPGVSAAERERIFEPFVTGRPDGSGLGLAVVREIASAHGGRAYLAEDSNLTCFVIDLPWRPY encoded by the coding sequence ATGCCCCGACCGTCGTTTTCCACTCAGCTCTTCGCGCTCTGGGTGCTCGTCGCCGTCTTGTACGGCCTGCTGACGGCCGCCGTGTGGCTGATGCTTTCGTCCGCGCTCGGCGAGCGTGTCACGGCGGCGAAGCATCAGGCGGCGGCGGCGTGCACGGCGATCGCATCGCGCTACGATCTGTCGATGCAGCGCCCAGGCGAAACCAATGTCGATCTCATGCACGCGGTGCTCGATCTCGTGCTGATCCGCACCGACGGCATCGAAGGCGGTTTCTGGAACGACGCAGCGGCCGGCGCGCCCAACGGCTTTCTCGCCTACGCGTTTCCCACCTACGAAGGCAGCGGCGTCAAGCGCGATATCCCCGAGGCCGAGACGCCGCTCATTCTGCGCACGCTGAAGAACGCTGCGAGCGCGGGCCAGATGCAGGTCGATGTCGTATCGAGCGGGGCGGACGCCGTGATCGCCGTCGCCTGTCCCGTGCCGCGCCACACGGGGCTGCAGGCGTGGATGCTCACGCGCGCGCGGCCGCCGCTCGGTCCGTACGGCGAGCGCGCTGCGACCATCCTGGCGGGCGTGCTCGCGATCATCGTCGTGCTGGCGTTGTTTCTGGCCCTGGCGCTCAGACGCTGGAGGCGCAACCTCGCCCGGCTGGAACAGGCGCTCGCGCCCGCTGGCGGATTCGAGCAGGGCAGGCGGCTCGAACGGCTCGGCGAGCGGGATCTCGACCAGATCGTCGATGCGCTCAATCGCTATGTCGAGCGCACCGAGCGCCTGCGGCGCGAGGCGAATGCGCTGAGCACGCAACTGGCGCAGGCCGAACGGTTCGGCGCGCTGGGCAAGATGGCGGCGCAGATCGCGCACGAGATCCGCAACCCCGCGGGCGCGATGCGCCTGAAGGCGGAAAACGCGCTCGCCGGCGACGGTGCGCGCCGCGAGGCCGCGTTGAGGGCGATCATCGAGCAGGTGGGGCGCATCGAGGCGCAGGTGACGAGTCTGCTCGCGCTCACGCAGCCGGTGACGGTGAACGCGCGCGCCGTCGATTTGCCCGCGTGGCTCGGCGACATCGTGCATACGCATGAAGGGAGCGCCGAAAGCCGCGCGATAGCGCTGCGCGCGGTCGTCGAAGCCGGCGCGATGCAGCCCGTCTTCGATCCCGCGCAACTGGCGCGTGCGCTCGACAACCTGATCGTGAATGCGCTGCGCCATGCGCCGCCGGGAGGCCACGTGACGGTGCGCGCGACGGGCGCACAATGCGCGGAGGGCGAACGGCTCAGGCTGGAAGTGACCGACGATGGCCCCGGCGTGAGCGCGGCCGAACGCGAGCGCATTTTCGAGCCGTTCGTGACGGGACGCCCGGATGGGTCCGGGCTGGGCCTGGCCGTGGTGCGGGAGATCGCTTCGGCGCACGGCGGCCGCGCGTATCTCGCGGAGGATTCGAACCTGACCTGCTTCGTGATCGACTTGCCATGGCGACCATACTGA
- a CDS encoding sigma-54 dependent transcriptional regulator: MATILIIDDDDAFREGLAETVQDLGHTPLEAGSGEAAFECLREQQAPDCIFLDFRLPGTDGLAVLESLRGADGLQRVPVVMLTAHATSDNTIGAMRLGAFEHLTKPVGRDEIAALLERMLAAHPDAPNAATTAFADETASREPQLLGVSEAMRDVQKRLGRAAGTHSTVLITGETGTGKEVAAHVLHRASARSGGPFVAVNCAAIPEDLLESELFGHGKGAFTGAHAERRGRFEEAHGGTLFLDEIGDMPLAMQAKLLRVLQERQVTPLGTNRPVAVDVRVVAATHRDLPAMVAAGAFRRDLLYRLDVIPLHLPPLRERVADILPLAEHFLSAFGASRKRLSADAQRMLVTFAWPGNVRELANAIERASALAPGALLTRDDFAFLFDTAASDATDAIPAGLAALPLDDALAQLERALIARALALTDGNRAEAARRLGISRQSLYTRLANLGMSDA, encoded by the coding sequence ATGGCGACCATACTGATCATCGACGACGACGACGCCTTTCGCGAAGGCCTCGCCGAAACCGTGCAGGACCTCGGCCACACGCCGCTCGAGGCAGGTTCGGGCGAAGCGGCCTTCGAATGCCTGCGCGAGCAGCAAGCGCCCGACTGCATCTTCCTCGACTTCCGGCTGCCGGGCACGGATGGTCTCGCCGTGCTCGAATCGCTGCGTGGCGCCGACGGCCTGCAACGCGTGCCGGTCGTGATGCTCACCGCGCACGCGACGAGCGACAACACCATCGGCGCGATGCGGCTCGGCGCGTTCGAACATCTGACCAAACCCGTCGGCCGCGACGAGATCGCCGCGCTGCTCGAGCGCATGCTCGCAGCCCATCCCGATGCGCCCAATGCCGCGACGACGGCCTTCGCGGACGAAACGGCGTCGCGCGAGCCGCAACTGCTCGGCGTGAGCGAAGCCATGCGCGACGTGCAAAAGCGTCTGGGCCGCGCAGCGGGCACCCACTCGACGGTGCTCATCACCGGCGAGACCGGCACCGGCAAGGAAGTGGCGGCGCACGTGCTGCATCGGGCGTCGGCGCGCTCGGGCGGACCGTTCGTCGCCGTGAATTGCGCGGCGATTCCTGAGGATCTGCTCGAAAGCGAACTCTTCGGTCACGGCAAGGGCGCGTTCACCGGCGCGCATGCGGAGCGGCGCGGGCGCTTCGAGGAGGCGCACGGCGGCACGCTCTTTCTCGACGAAATCGGCGACATGCCGCTGGCGATGCAGGCCAAGCTGCTGCGCGTGCTGCAGGAACGGCAGGTCACGCCGCTCGGCACGAACCGGCCGGTCGCCGTCGATGTGCGCGTCGTGGCCGCCACGCACCGCGATCTCCCGGCGATGGTCGCGGCTGGCGCGTTCCGGCGCGATCTGTTGTATCGGCTCGACGTGATCCCGCTGCACTTGCCGCCCTTGCGCGAGCGTGTGGCCGATATCCTGCCGCTCGCGGAGCATTTCCTGTCGGCGTTTGGCGCATCGCGCAAGCGTCTTTCCGCGGACGCGCAGCGCATGCTCGTCACCTTCGCGTGGCCCGGCAACGTGCGTGAACTGGCGAACGCGATCGAGCGGGCGAGCGCGCTCGCGCCGGGTGCGCTGCTCACGCGCGACGACTTCGCCTTCCTCTTCGACACGGCCGCGAGCGACGCCACCGACGCAATCCCCGCCGGCCTCGCCGCGCTTCCACTCGACGACGCACTCGCGCAACTCGAACGCGCGCTGATCGCACGCGCGCTCGCACTCACCGACGGCAATCGCGCCGAGGCGGCGCGCAGGCTCGGCATCAGCCGTCAGTCGCTCTATACGCGTCTCGCGAACCTCGGGATGTCCGATGCGTGA
- a CDS encoding MFS transporter, with amino-acid sequence MNPLYALEGLSFFMADVQAGIGPFLGVFLQAQGWHPESIGTVMTLGGIAGMLATSPAGALVDATHHKRGLIVAAGVMTTLASLALWVSHGFWMVAASQILTAVTGAALGPAVAGVTLGIVRERGFDRQFARNQVANHAGNVVGAALSGWLGWRFGFGAVFALAGVFGAMTVLSTLLIRRDAIDHDSARGLAASSPSSLSSSEHEHASGFRMLLTCRPLLLLAAALAMFHLGNAAMLPLYGLAVVAAHQGEPSAFTAQTIVVAQLVMVVAAFFANRLIQRTGYWGVILITFLALPLRGLVAAMFITAWGVWPVQALDGIGAGLQSVAVPALVVRLLQGTGRVNVGQGVVMTVQGIGAALSPALGGSIAQHFGYVAAFLALGAVSTGSLALWLCFGASIRKACGNCRDAADDPSLALSGASERR; translated from the coding sequence ATGAATCCTCTCTACGCGCTCGAAGGACTGAGCTTCTTCATGGCCGATGTGCAGGCGGGCATCGGCCCGTTTCTCGGCGTCTTTCTGCAGGCGCAGGGCTGGCATCCGGAGTCGATCGGCACCGTAATGACGCTCGGCGGCATCGCCGGCATGCTCGCGACCTCGCCGGCGGGCGCGCTCGTCGACGCGACGCATCACAAGCGCGGCCTCATCGTGGCGGCGGGCGTCATGACGACGCTCGCTTCGCTCGCGCTGTGGGTGTCGCATGGTTTCTGGATGGTCGCCGCCTCGCAGATTCTTACGGCGGTGACTGGCGCGGCGCTCGGTCCCGCGGTCGCGGGCGTAACGCTCGGCATCGTGCGCGAGCGCGGTTTCGACCGGCAGTTCGCGCGCAATCAGGTCGCGAATCACGCGGGCAATGTCGTGGGCGCGGCGCTGTCGGGATGGCTCGGCTGGCGTTTCGGATTCGGCGCGGTGTTCGCGCTCGCGGGCGTGTTCGGCGCAATGACCGTGCTCTCGACGCTGCTGATCCGCCGCGATGCGATCGATCACGACAGTGCGCGCGGGCTCGCGGCCTCGTCGCCATCGTCGTTGTCTTCTTCGGAGCATGAGCACGCGAGCGGCTTCCGGATGTTGCTCACGTGCAGGCCGCTGCTGCTGCTTGCCGCCGCGCTCGCGATGTTCCACCTCGGCAATGCGGCGATGCTGCCGCTCTATGGTCTCGCCGTCGTCGCCGCGCATCAGGGCGAGCCGAGCGCCTTCACCGCCCAGACGATCGTGGTCGCGCAACTCGTGATGGTCGTCGCGGCGTTTTTCGCGAACCGGCTGATTCAACGCACGGGATACTGGGGCGTGATTCTGATCACCTTTCTGGCGTTGCCGCTGCGCGGTCTGGTCGCGGCGATGTTCATCACCGCGTGGGGCGTGTGGCCCGTTCAGGCGCTCGACGGCATCGGCGCGGGGTTGCAGAGCGTGGCGGTTCCGGCGCTCGTCGTGCGTTTGCTGCAGGGCACCGGGCGCGTCAATGTCGGGCAGGGCGTGGTGATGACGGTGCAGGGCATCGGTGCGGCGCTCAGTCCCGCGCTGGGCGGCTCGATCGCACAGCATTTCGGCTATGTGGCCGCGTTTCTCGCACTGGGCGCGGTGTCGACAGGTTCGCTCGCGCTCTGGCTGTGCTTCGGCGCGTCGATCAGAAAAGCGTGCGGCAATTGCCGCGATGCCGCCGATGATCCGTCGCTTGCGCTGTCCGGCGCTTCTGAACGGCGATGA
- a CDS encoding CHASE3 domain-containing protein, whose amino-acid sequence MKRERGRWRIRESFDWRVVPLTALVIVAAATSYGYHRILLAQRDWIEHTYQVMSTLETTLQLMTDAETGQRGYILTVNEAYLRPYLQAIDDVRVQPAKLRTLVRDSPAQLARVDALDLALTDKLSELARTLSVVREQGTAQARAMILSDVGLERMNRIRMLIAQMRPSETGLLIERTDRASRTERAMLVVTISLAMLSIAARLGLRFVSGGK is encoded by the coding sequence ATGAAACGCGAGCGCGGGCGGTGGCGTATTCGTGAGTCATTCGACTGGCGTGTCGTGCCGCTCACGGCGCTCGTGATTGTCGCCGCCGCGACGTCCTACGGCTATCACCGCATCCTGCTCGCGCAACGCGACTGGATCGAGCATACGTATCAGGTGATGTCGACGCTGGAGACCACGCTGCAATTGATGACCGATGCCGAAACCGGCCAGCGTGGCTACATTCTCACGGTCAATGAAGCGTATCTCAGGCCTTACCTGCAGGCGATCGACGACGTGCGAGTACAGCCAGCGAAGCTCAGGACGCTCGTTCGCGACAGTCCGGCGCAGCTTGCACGCGTCGATGCACTCGACCTCGCCTTGACGGACAAGCTTTCCGAACTTGCACGCACGCTGAGTGTTGTGAGGGAGCAAGGGACGGCGCAGGCGCGCGCGATGATACTGAGCGATGTCGGCCTCGAGCGCATGAACCGGATCCGGATGCTGATCGCGCAGATGCGCCCGTCGGAAACCGGACTGCTGATCGAGCGTACTGATCGCGCATCGCGAACCGAGCGCGCGATGCTCGTCGTGACGATCAGTCTCGCGATGCTCTCGATCGCGGCGCGGCTTGGGTTGCGTTTTGTTAGCGGCGGGAAATAG
- a CDS encoding hybrid sensor histidine kinase/response regulator produces MTIHQETPASDGSALDIPVPPRDFGTTRRMLIATLVASIVTPLLFLAAYGYFGYQTRIADSSEGIDRLARIAEEHAVKALDVIQEVSLRVLAMVHDDGDAAIRARQKSLHDFLEDTVRRLPSVASIEIYGRNRSLLVSSNTYPVGLQSIDEHLPGASGKPASASGIVISQPERTSDPAIDVFNLTLPRYDANGRFLGALVIALRRDYFSAFYERLTVHDRALTVGLFRSDGTTLVRFPAPQARRPPTSNQPLFEALQINAHSGHLKIFSTLDGVEKLLVYRQVGGYPLYVTCGIPVSIVTSRWLGHDGLIAVATLLPCIGIWLLVAFSLGRLRRERTAWERWNAEFRMRVSAEETTRQMKRMGALGNLVANVAHDFNNLLMVVKANMELARRKGFNGLEKEVIAVERASISAEALARRLLSVARKQPLHQDVVDVKVWLEQDASLIRMSLGERVGLHIEAPEAIWPIYVDPTELQSALINLAVNAKDAMPHGGAFTIRCENIAIGTARGNLKSGEYVVIACSDTGVGMPPAVVRRAFEPLYTTKAANAGTGLGLAQVIAMCEQAGGTARIESAPGEGTTVSLILPRSAKEVEVRQVKAPPEPARTKEPTKGSILLVEDNEEVAAGLSAVLEVFGWQSRHELTGDAALVLLDDGARFDLILSDVQMPGMNNGIDVAEKVRRKWPKQAIALMTGYADELERARHAGVTILSKPFNIDDLQALLQSVNLPASRNV; encoded by the coding sequence ATGACCATTCATCAGGAAACGCCCGCGTCCGACGGTTCAGCGCTGGATATTCCCGTGCCGCCACGCGATTTCGGCACGACGCGTCGCATGCTCATCGCGACATTGGTTGCTTCGATCGTCACGCCTTTGCTCTTTCTTGCGGCCTACGGCTATTTCGGCTACCAGACCCGCATCGCCGATTCGTCTGAAGGAATCGATCGTCTCGCGCGGATCGCCGAAGAACACGCGGTCAAAGCGCTGGATGTCATCCAGGAGGTGTCGCTGCGCGTATTGGCGATGGTTCACGATGACGGAGATGCGGCGATTCGCGCGCGCCAGAAATCGCTGCACGATTTTCTCGAAGACACCGTCCGGCGCTTGCCCTCGGTCGCTTCCATCGAGATATACGGACGCAACAGAAGTCTGCTCGTCAGCAGCAACACGTACCCCGTCGGACTTCAATCGATCGATGAGCATCTCCCGGGCGCGTCCGGAAAACCGGCGAGCGCGTCGGGGATAGTCATCTCGCAACCCGAACGCACCTCCGACCCCGCCATCGATGTTTTCAATCTGACCTTGCCTCGCTACGACGCAAACGGTCGTTTTCTCGGCGCGCTGGTCATTGCGCTTCGACGCGATTATTTTTCGGCGTTCTATGAGCGGCTGACCGTTCACGACCGGGCATTGACCGTCGGCCTGTTTCGAAGCGACGGCACCACCCTCGTTCGATTTCCCGCGCCGCAGGCACGGCGGCCGCCGACCAGCAACCAGCCTCTCTTCGAAGCGCTTCAAATCAACGCGCATAGTGGCCATCTGAAGATTTTCTCCACGCTGGACGGTGTCGAAAAGCTCCTGGTCTATCGACAGGTGGGCGGCTACCCGCTTTACGTGACGTGCGGCATTCCCGTTTCGATCGTGACGTCCAGATGGCTGGGACATGATGGCCTGATCGCTGTCGCGACGCTGCTCCCGTGCATCGGCATCTGGTTGCTGGTTGCATTCAGCCTGGGCCGCCTCAGGCGAGAACGGACGGCATGGGAAAGGTGGAACGCCGAATTCAGGATGCGTGTTTCCGCCGAGGAGACCACACGCCAGATGAAGCGGATGGGCGCGCTCGGCAATCTCGTGGCCAACGTCGCGCACGACTTCAACAACCTGCTGATGGTGGTGAAGGCCAACATGGAACTGGCGCGCCGCAAAGGCTTCAACGGGCTGGAGAAGGAAGTCATCGCGGTCGAACGCGCCTCCATCTCCGCCGAAGCGCTGGCGCGGCGTCTGCTCAGCGTCGCTCGCAAACAGCCGCTGCATCAGGACGTGGTCGACGTCAAAGTATGGCTGGAGCAGGACGCCTCACTGATCCGAATGTCGCTCGGCGAACGGGTCGGACTGCATATCGAGGCACCCGAAGCGATCTGGCCGATTTACGTGGATCCGACGGAGTTGCAGTCCGCGCTGATCAATCTCGCGGTCAACGCCAAGGATGCGATGCCGCACGGCGGCGCGTTCACGATCCGTTGCGAGAACATCGCCATCGGGACGGCACGAGGCAATCTCAAGTCGGGCGAGTACGTCGTGATCGCCTGCTCGGATACCGGCGTCGGCATGCCGCCCGCGGTCGTGCGACGCGCATTCGAGCCGCTCTACACGACCAAGGCCGCGAACGCAGGCACCGGGCTGGGTCTCGCGCAGGTCATCGCGATGTGCGAGCAGGCCGGCGGCACGGCCCGCATCGAGAGCGCGCCGGGAGAAGGCACCACGGTATCGCTCATCCTTCCCCGCTCGGCGAAGGAAGTCGAAGTTCGCCAGGTGAAAGCGCCTCCCGAGCCTGCCCGCACGAAAGAGCCGACCAAAGGCTCCATCCTGCTGGTCGAGGATAACGAAGAAGTCGCCGCCGGGCTGTCGGCCGTGCTTGAAGTTTTCGGCTGGCAATCGCGCCACGAACTGACGGGCGATGCCGCGCTCGTTCTGCTCGACGATGGCGCGCGGTTCGACCTCATCCTTTCCGATGTGCAGATGCCCGGCATGAATAACGGTATCGACGTAGCCGAGAAAGTGCGCCGGAAGTGGCCGAAGCAGGCCATCGCCTTGATGACCGGCTATGCCGACGAGCTCGAGCGGGCAAGACATGCCGGCGTGACTATTCTGTCGAAGCCGTTCAATATCGATGACTTGCAAGCGTTGTTGCAGAGCGTGAACTTGCCTGCGTCCCGCAATGTTTAG
- a CDS encoding NAD(P)/FAD-dependent oxidoreductase, whose translation MKNLGEHAIVIGASMGGLLAARVLSDFYASVTVLERDEFPSADTPRKGVPQGRHTHGLLARGSAIFEQLFPGYNDEVVVQSGGLIGDVANDVIWIGRNVRLANGPSDLIGLLASRPVLEGHLRRRLLALPNVRAIGTCAVWGLLTDPARTRVTGVRVRADGKPEETIDADLVVDATGRGSSGAAWLEELGYPSPPDEKVETGIGYMTRTYRRRPADLDGKHGIVIAGSAPNWRNGVMLAQENESWIVSTGGYLGDDAPDDDEGFLAYLATLPTMEIHDVVARAEPLSDYRRYRHVASLRRRYERLARFPEGYLVFGDAICSFNPVYGQGMTVAAEEALALHQCLRAGSTNVARRFCGAVERIVDIPWHIAVGNDLRHPRVKGARPPMLRFINWYLGKLHLAATHDSALATAFLKVVNLMMPPSSLLSPAIVGRVWQGNRRPVRFIAASAAGETRPDGAPS comes from the coding sequence ATGAAGAACCTGGGCGAACATGCGATCGTGATCGGCGCCAGCATGGGTGGGCTGCTTGCCGCCCGCGTGCTGTCTGATTTCTATGCCAGCGTCACCGTGCTCGAACGCGACGAGTTTCCGTCAGCGGACACGCCGCGCAAGGGCGTGCCGCAGGGTCGCCATACCCACGGGCTCCTGGCACGCGGGAGCGCGATATTCGAGCAGCTCTTCCCGGGATATAACGACGAGGTCGTCGTGCAAAGCGGCGGTCTGATCGGCGATGTCGCCAACGACGTGATCTGGATCGGCCGCAACGTCAGACTGGCCAATGGCCCGAGCGACCTGATCGGACTGCTTGCGAGCCGTCCCGTACTCGAAGGCCATCTGCGCCGGCGGCTGCTGGCTTTGCCGAACGTGCGCGCCATCGGGACTTGCGCTGTATGGGGCCTTCTCACCGACCCCGCTCGCACGCGCGTGACGGGCGTGCGAGTGCGCGCCGACGGCAAGCCGGAAGAGACCATCGACGCGGACCTCGTCGTCGATGCGACCGGTCGTGGCTCATCCGGCGCCGCGTGGCTCGAGGAACTGGGCTACCCGTCTCCGCCCGATGAGAAAGTCGAAACCGGCATCGGCTACATGACCCGTACCTATCGGCGTCGGCCGGCCGATCTCGACGGCAAGCACGGTATCGTCATCGCCGGCAGTGCGCCGAACTGGCGCAACGGCGTCATGCTCGCGCAGGAAAACGAAAGCTGGATCGTCAGTACCGGCGGCTATCTCGGCGACGACGCACCGGACGACGACGAAGGCTTTCTCGCGTATCTGGCGACGCTGCCGACCATGGAGATTCATGACGTGGTCGCACGCGCGGAGCCGCTGAGCGATTACCGACGCTATCGCCACGTCGCAAGTCTGCGCCGGCGGTACGAACGGCTCGCACGTTTCCCCGAGGGTTATCTGGTTTTCGGAGACGCGATCTGCAGCTTCAACCCTGTTTATGGGCAGGGCATGACGGTCGCGGCAGAGGAAGCGCTGGCGCTGCATCAATGCTTGCGCGCAGGCTCGACCAATGTTGCGCGCCGCTTCTGTGGCGCGGTCGAAAGGATCGTCGATATTCCGTGGCACATCGCGGTTGGCAACGACCTTCGTCATCCACGAGTCAAAGGTGCGCGCCCGCCGATGCTGCGTTTCATCAACTGGTACCTCGGCAAGCTTCACCTCGCCGCGACACACGACAGCGCGCTGGCGACCGCCTTTCTGAAGGTTGTCAATCTGATGATGCCGCCTTCGTCTCTGCTCAGTCCTGCGATCGTCGGGCGCGTCTGGCAAGGCAACCGGCGGCCTGTACGGTTCATTGCCGCGTCGGCCGCCGGGGAAACGAGGCCGGACGGCGCGCCGTCATGA